From Scleropages formosus chromosome 9, fSclFor1.1, whole genome shotgun sequence, one genomic window encodes:
- the sox17 gene encoding transcription factor SOX-17 has product MSSPDAGYASDDQSQSQSQARCAPPIMMPGVGPCRWTDPLSPPGEPKVKSEPCPCPSGSAGQSRARSEPRIRRPMNAFMVWAKDERKRLAQQNPDLHNAELSKMLGKSWKALPVAEKRPFVEEAERLRVQHMQDHPNYKYRPRRRKQVKRIKRLDSGFLVHGVPEHAGATIGGDGRLCTDGLAAAGYHQHDYQVPGQIPPLGHYRDAPGMAAHFEPYSLPTPDASPLDAMEGDPAFFPPHAQEDCHSAPAGYSYHAPPADYAPQDPHSNAMLHRHLAPVEQPGPVGHGGPLPGFMSCPNPLALYYSQHCGPVHPKRPQGHPVGHLSPSGDGHSSEGVEPMGQPDLLSDVDRNEFEQYLNSSVRPELGGLPFGGHEANMGPPEGLISSVLSDASTAVYYCNYNNA; this is encoded by the exons ATGAGCAGCCCCGATGCCGGGTACGCGAGCGACGACCAGAGCCAGTCCCAGTCCCAGGCACGGTGCGCGCCCCCGATCATGATGCCCGGAGTCGGACCCTGCCGCTGGACGGACCCGCTGAGCCCGCCGGGCGAGCCCAAGGTGAAGAGCGAGCCGTGCCCGTGCCCGTCGGGCTCCGCGGGCCAGAGCCGTGCCAGGAGCGAGCCGCGCATCCGGCGGCCCATGAACGCGTTCATGGTGTGGGCGAAGGACGAGCGCAAGCGGCTCGCGCAGCAGAACCCGGACCTGCACAACGCGGAGCTCAGCAAGATGCTCG GAAAGTCCTGGAAGGCGCTGCCGGTTGCCGAGAAGCGTCCGTTCGTGGAGGAGGCCGAGCGGCTCCGGGTGCAGCACATGCAGGACCACCCCAACTACAAGTACCGCCCTCGGCGGAGGAAGCAGGTGAAGAGGATCAAGCGGCTGGACTCGGGTTTCCTGGTGCACGGGGTGCCGGAGCACGCGGGCGCGACCATCGGCGGCGATGGGAGGCTCTGCACGGACGGCCTGGCTGCAGCCGGCTACCACCAGCACGACTACCAGGTACCGGGCCAGATCCCTCCGCTAGGGCACTACCGTGATGCGCCGGGGATGGCGGCGCACTTCGAACCCTACAGCCTGCCCACCCCTGACGCGTCCCCACTGGACGCCATGGAAGGCGACCCGGCCTTCTTCCCACCACACGCCCAGGAGGACTGCCACTCCGCGCCCGCCGGCTACTCCTACCACGCTCCGCCCGCCGACTACGCCCCCCAGGATCCCCACAGCAACGCCATGCTGCACAGACACCTGGCCCCGGTGGAGCAGCCCGGGCCCGTGGGCCACGGTGGCCCCCTGCCCGGCTTCATGAGCTGCCCCAACCCCCTGGCGCTATACTACAGCCAGCACTGCGGCCCCGTCCACCCGAAACGGCCGCAGGGCCACCCGGTCGGACATCTGTCCCCCTCGGGCGACGGGCATTCCTCGGAGGGGGTGGAGCCGATGGGGCAGCCCGACTTGCTGTCTGACGTGGACCGCAACGAGTTTGAGCAGTACCTGAACTCCTCCGTGAGGCCCGAGCTGGGCGGCCTGCCTTTCGGGGGCCACGAGGCCAACATGGGGCCCCCCGAGGGCCTCATCTCCTCGGTGCTGTCGGACGCCAGCACGGCCGTCTACTACTGCAACTACAACAACGCCTGA